A segment of the Echinicola strongylocentroti genome:
TGATTGGTAAAATAGATCTGAAGGTCCATTGGAGTCGAAAGGCCGTTTAGGCGCATATAATCCGTGATTGATTCCGAATTCTTCCATGGATTATAGTTGACTTCATCTCCGCCAATATGAATGGCTTCCCCTGGAAATAGTGCTACGACTTCATCCAACACATCTTTAAGAAACCCAACTACCCTAGGGTCTGCCACATTGAAGGAGTCTTCCATTTTTCCAAATGTAACAGGTACCTCCTGCGTGGTCCCCAAAGAACCAATCCATGGATAGGCCGCTATGGCTGCCATGGCATGACCCGGCATTTCTATTTCTGGGACAATTACAATGTGGCGCTCTTTGGCATATCGAATGATTTCCTTGATCTGAGCTTGGGTGTAGTACCCCGTTTGTGGCTTCCCTACTCTTTCATCACTTCCTCTGGCCAATTGAGTGTCTTTTCTTGTACCTCCTACTTCAGCGAGTTTGGGGTACTTTTTGATCTCTATGCGCCAAGCTTGGTCATCTGTCAGGTGCCAATGAAAAACATTCATTTTCAGCATGGCCATTTGATCAAGCATCTTCTTGACCACTTCCTCCCCCATGAAGTTCCTACAATCATCCAACATAAATGCCCTCCAAGAAAATCGAGGTTTATCGACAATTATTGTGTTAGAAATCATGACCTGACCAGGTACTGAATCGGAAAAATCACGAGGCAATAGCTGTTTCAATGTCTGAATTCCATAGAATACCCCTGTAGAAGTAGCTGCTACTATTTCAATGGCCCCGTCAATCACCAACGAATACCCTTCGTTCCCAAGGGAATCTGATAAATTCTCATCTAGCCGTAGGTGGATACCATTCCCACTTGCCAAGATTGGAGATGGAGTGACAAAGCCTTCATTTAAATAGGTGGACAAAAACTCGGCCTCTGTCCTTAAGCCTTCTCCGGCAACAATTGGCATTCCTGCCTTCAACACAAACTCCCCCTCTAGTGCCATTTTACTTAAGGGATATGGGATAATCTGGGCTCGCAGATCGGTAAAAGCCATCAAGCCTACTATCCAAATAAAGAAAAAACCAACTGATTTAGTGTATTTCATGATCAATGTAATTCTGAGTAACTCGTCCTATATTTCTAATGAATAAACTAGCCTTCCGCTCTTGATGGTCTTGTAGATCACCATTTTACTGTCTTTGTGCTCAAACAGGACCACATCCGCCCTGCTTCCTTCTTGGAAGGCCATGATCTTCCCGCCCTTCCCCAAGTAGGACAATGGTTTGACGGATGC
Coding sequences within it:
- a CDS encoding beta-N-acetylhexosaminidase, which encodes MKYTKSVGFFFIWIVGLMAFTDLRAQIIPYPLSKMALEGEFVLKAGMPIVAGEGLRTEAEFLSTYLNEGFVTPSPILASGNGIHLRLDENLSDSLGNEGYSLVIDGAIEIVAATSTGVFYGIQTLKQLLPRDFSDSVPGQVMISNTIIVDKPRFSWRAFMLDDCRNFMGEEVVKKMLDQMAMLKMNVFHWHLTDDQAWRIEIKKYPKLAEVGGTRKDTQLARGSDERVGKPQTGYYTQAQIKEIIRYAKERHIVIVPEIEMPGHAMAAIAAYPWIGSLGTTQEVPVTFGKMEDSFNVADPRVVGFLKDVLDEVVALFPGEAIHIGGDEVNYNPWKNSESITDYMRLNGLSTPMDLQIYFTNQISTYLAGKGKRMMGWNDILGHDIHNERDSSSAKAEQTLEKSSIVHFWKGDLGLVEAAAKGGYEVVNSNHWDTYLDYTYRRLPLSKSYAFDPIPAGLPEVYHGKILGLGTQIWTEYTRTESAMLQQVFPRLLAYAEVGWTIPKNKNYDRFLETAEAMKVQLNQVGIKFGDYAGK